Proteins encoded together in one Schumannella luteola window:
- the aroA gene encoding 3-phosphoshikimate 1-carboxyvinyltransferase codes for MQLSTYSAPDFDPYGDRAPEQPEPGPWAAPTATGPLDARLTLPGSKSLTNRELVLAALADGPSLLRRPLHSRDSALMIEALRELGVQIDEVPGDGDFGPDLRITPPEELSGSSSIDCGLAGTVMRFVPPLAALALGPVVFDGDPHARKRPMRTTIDSLRALGVDVADEGRGALPFTVHGTGRIEGGELEIDASASSQFVSGLLLAAPRFEKGLTLRHTGERLPSMPHIEMTIATLAARGVEVISPEPGVWIVPNAPIRALDVDIEPDLSNAAPFLVAALVAGGTVTIDCWPASTTQVGDHLAEILPRYGATVRREGSSLTVDGGVGVLGGAQIPAVDLDLSEGGELAPSIAALAAFADGASSITGIAHLRGHETDRLAALAALFADLGGQVTEIDDGLAFRAQPLHAGPWRAFDDHRIATAGAIVGLAVPGVTVDDIGATAKTLPQFPELWERMLGLRAASAPNPAGLL; via the coding sequence ATGCAGCTCTCCACCTATTCCGCGCCCGACTTCGATCCCTATGGCGACCGCGCCCCCGAGCAGCCGGAGCCCGGCCCCTGGGCGGCGCCGACGGCGACCGGTCCGCTGGATGCCCGGCTCACGCTGCCGGGGTCGAAGAGCCTCACGAACCGCGAGCTCGTGCTCGCCGCTCTCGCCGACGGCCCCTCGCTGCTGAGACGCCCCCTGCACTCGCGCGACTCGGCGCTGATGATCGAGGCCCTCCGCGAGCTGGGCGTGCAGATCGACGAGGTGCCGGGCGACGGCGACTTCGGGCCGGATCTGCGCATCACGCCCCCCGAGGAGCTGAGCGGATCCAGCTCGATCGACTGCGGCCTCGCCGGCACGGTCATGCGCTTCGTGCCGCCGCTCGCGGCGCTCGCGCTCGGTCCGGTCGTCTTCGACGGCGACCCGCACGCTCGCAAGCGCCCCATGCGCACGACGATCGACTCGCTGCGCGCGCTCGGCGTGGATGTCGCCGACGAGGGCCGCGGCGCCCTGCCCTTCACGGTGCACGGCACGGGTCGCATCGAGGGCGGCGAGCTGGAGATCGACGCCTCCGCCTCGAGCCAGTTCGTCTCGGGCCTGCTGCTCGCGGCCCCGCGCTTCGAGAAGGGCCTCACGCTGCGCCACACGGGCGAGCGACTGCCGAGCATGCCGCACATCGAGATGACGATCGCCACGCTCGCCGCCCGTGGCGTCGAGGTGATCTCGCCCGAGCCGGGCGTCTGGATCGTGCCGAACGCGCCCATCCGCGCGCTCGACGTCGACATCGAGCCCGACCTCTCGAACGCGGCCCCGTTCCTCGTCGCCGCGCTCGTCGCCGGCGGCACGGTGACGATCGACTGCTGGCCGGCCTCGACGACGCAGGTCGGCGACCACCTGGCCGAGATCCTGCCGCGCTACGGGGCGACCGTGCGCCGCGAGGGCAGCAGCCTGACGGTCGACGGCGGCGTCGGCGTGCTCGGCGGCGCACAGATCCCCGCGGTCGACCTCGATCTCAGCGAGGGCGGCGAACTCGCGCCCTCGATCGCCGCACTCGCGGCCTTCGCCGACGGCGCCTCGTCGATCACCGGAATCGCTCACCTGCGCGGCCACGAGACCGACCGCCTCGCGGCTCTCGCCGCCCTGTTCGCCGACCTCGGCGGGCAGGTGACCGAGATCGACGACGGGCTCGCGTTCCGCGCGCAGCCGCTGCACGCCGGCCCCTGGCGTGCCTTCGACGACCATCGCATCGCGACCGCCGGGGCGATCGTCGGCCTGGCCGTGCCGGGCGTGACCGTCGACGACATCGGCGCGACCGCGAAGACGCTGCCGCAGTTCCCGGAACTGTGGGAGCGGATGCTCGGGCTGCGCGCCGCCTCGGCGCCGAACCCGGCGGGGCTGCTCTGA